The sequence GATGCCATATTTGCCTGCTGATGGTCCCTTTGCCCGAGACCCCACCCTCCCCCCCAATGAGAGGAAAAAGAACAATGGCTGAGAGATACTAGTATGCTACTAATCGTATTAATCTAATATGTATTAATATTAAATACTAACTGGGTAACCAATTATGTTCCTGACCCAATTTTCAAATGGATCTAAAAGACTAAAACAGTTGACCCGAATCTTACCAATTACTAAATGGGTCTGATTTTAGTATCCAGGCCCGTTTAAATCAGGTCAAAGCATCCCGGATACCTGCAGATCTACAACATCAGACACTTGAGTTGGAATTTGGAACAGGGACCAAAAGCATGCAACATGTTTGACATGCAGAACTACAATTTGCCCCGGTCATGCATATAGTTGCACAAAACATGAAGCAAAGCGGCAATAAATTCGGGTGCAGGAGTGGGGAAATATCTGTTTAAAATTTAGCGAGTATAAAACAGCTAGGAAGCAGGAGCAGGAGTGCGAGTCCGAAGTGCATTTCAAAGTGGGAGTGACAGTGGCACAATTTTCAGAAGGATCTTGCAACTCATGCATGTATAAGGAGGGTTCAAGTGAAAGCAATGGTGGCACACCCCTAAAACAAACTTAAGAAAATAGATTTAAAAGGGCCACGAGTTTCTAGGGAACAGCACAAAAAGATGGACATAGAAATAACGAGTTAACAAATACCTCTGAAACAAAGGACGCTCAGCAATATGCAAGAACGAGATGAGCCTTTCAACCAAACTCAAAGCACCACGTATACCACCCCAAAGTAAAGCCATTTTGCCAACCAGTCTCAAGATTCCACCCTTCTGTCCCAAGTCCGAGAGCATAGCAACCAGCCTGCTTATGCAAGAAAAATTATATGCAACTTTTCATAGTGAAAAATAATattgcaagaagaagaagaaaacgaaaCAGGTGATCCAAGCAGAAAGGATCACAGAATCCTGACCTTTCCAGATCCACCTCCCCATCACTCCTGgtaggtacaactggagcagcaACAGACATGGCTTTCTCAGCAAGGCTAGTTACAATGTTATTCTGGTTCCTTTCCTGCATTCGCTCCTCGAGCTTGTCAACCTCCTTTTGCAGTTCTCTTTTGACATTGATAGCACCAGATGGAACCTCAGTAGTTCCATTGTATTTGTCAAGGTCTTTGCTCTGTGTTTGACAAAAGAAATGGAGCATGAGCAAAAGGCAGATCCACCATGTATTAGGAAATAGTCAGTGTTATCATCACTAGATGTACTTCTCTTTTCTAGTTGATAGCACCAGATGGGAATTGGGCAGTACAATGGTAGTATGAAGTTCTTTTCTCTGTCAATTCAAACCAGAGCAGCAGACAATGAACACAGCACACATAACATGCACGCATTAGCAGATAGCCATGATGTTTTAGTCAACTAACATGGTAGCACTGACTCAAATATAACCCAGGTTTATTGAGACGATTTGGAGCTATGACCACAGTATGTAAATTGGACAGCtgtgtaaaaaaaattaaaaattaaaaaaatgtcatTTGCTTTAGTGGTAGAAAACTGTGTTACTACAAAAGGTTtatcaatgaaaaagaaaaaagtaaactgatggttgtggtccacatgaagatTATATCAATGAAAGAACAACCTGAAGAACACAGCGGAGGGCAGTTCAAAATACTCAGCTTTTTACATCTTTCCCCAGGCTCAAAAAAAATACTTCCATAGATTTCCTCCATACCCTCCTCCCAAAGCAACTTAGAAATGTGAATGATGATACAACCAGGATTCACTGGCCTCAGCAAGTAAACATTGAGCTCACTTGTCCGGTTGCAACAGTGTttgaagtattggtatcgctacaagttttgctggccagggatacggaaacaatattgatatcgttgataatatcgtcgataaccggaaatgtgggaAATCATGGGGGGGAAACAATGGAttttttttcagtgaaacttcaggaaatactaaaatgcacatatttgcatatttaagaatttaaataaataaataaaaagcatgcatacataataagtttccatttaatgggggcctaaaagcatgtgtcatTGTAAGAAactagtccaaccatcccatccaacccatctatccatccaaccttccatctaaaTATCCATCAAGATTTCAGAATATCAACAACACGATATTTCGTCAAGAAATAGTAACTGGAAAGAAAACGAAAGACTGTGGCCTCGACATCacccatgttgcgataacgataaATCATTATATGATCGATATTATcatcgacaatttgaacactacatacaaccattcacccataaaaatttgaaatgaaaagctttttaataaacatatttttagtgatattgatacattggcgatattattgaaacatCGCGAATACACtggcgatacaagtgacacctggaatttacagtcaaaaatattggtgatacttagcaatacattgccaatattatcggtatcgctgagctggagataggGATactatcggagatatttcgataatatcagggatactccGGGCAATGGGTCGCATACATCTCAAAGATAAGGGGCAACAAAATTCTAAAGAAATGGAACGTCCTAGAAAAAGAAGCTACAAAAAGGACTGAATGCAGGAGCTGATATTCTTTTAACTTGCACTACATAAGGGCACAGAAACTTTTCATGCACATCTGATATCAAATgttcataaaataataataataataaataaaagcaGAAGAAGCAAAAAACAGTACAGAAAGATGTTCTTCTTATGGGAATGTTCCACTAGAAGGATCAAGAAGACAGGTGCATAGCATATTGAATATTAGAGAAGCAAAACTAAGGAAACATAACAACAGAGCTAAATTTTAGTGCCAGTCTTCAGTGAGAGCATGCTTGCAAGAATAAGATTTCACAACTGTAATAGATTCATTTCTGAGATGACCAAATGCAACCATACTACAAGCTTCTGGATGGATTTGATTATTACCGTATGGTGTGCCAGTAAAGCAGATGCACCCAGGGCAGCTGTAACAGCCCCAACCATGACTTTATCATTCTTCAAAATTGTTGTCTCAGGTTGCCTCATTCCTCTGCTTGGTGAGCTATCCACATCCGGATATTGAACCTTCTTGCCAACAAATCCATGATGATCATTTTCGACCTCAGTTTCTTCACCATAAGATTTACTCCCCACATTTCTATCTTGATCTTGGATGGATTCAATCTTGGCACCATGAAGCGCCGTAACATGAAAGTGTTTCCTAAGAGCTGCTAAGCTAGAACCTACAACCACACCAACCGGCACAACTTTCCTCAAATGGCTGGATTCTTGATAAGATAATGATATGGCACTAATAATATGCTCCCCCTGAAGCGTACCAAGCTTCATTGCAATTGGGCAGTCCAACTCCTTGTTACATATCACTGCCATGGCCACCGCATCTGCAACACGTTCCATatcatatgcaatatttgactccaCCGTTTCCATATCAAGCATCCCTAGCCTGCGCCCAACTTCAACCTTCAGAGCACGAAGTACAATACCCTTAACTAAGTACATCAACCCCTCTATGTTAGCTGCACCTGATTCAGCTTTTCTATCAGAATTATCTGTGGTCTCATATTCTTCAGTCTTCTGTCGTTCAAGTTCATTATCTAATATTACATAAGATGGTTCTATAATTCTCTCCTCATCACCAACTTGTAACGGTTGTCCCTTTCCATTAGTGCCCTCACAGGCTTCTGCATGATGTGTGAATTCTGCAGTGCTTTCGAGTTGATCCAAGAGTTTCCATTGGCCATCTTCTGGAAAGTATTCAAGCAAAAGATCATGTGTTGAATCTAAATCTAATGGTTTTGTATTTGGCATCATTGAACGAATACATTTACGGAGGTATTCATTGTAAAGTGAATCTCTGTAAGGGTGTATAGTTATATGTAGTGGAAAACTATGTACATGTCTAATCTTGTTTGAATCCTTCATAAATGATGCAAGATTCATCACATCCTGCCTTCTACTCTTTTCCTCTAAATCTAAATGATCAGCACCTATATTTTGTTGAGACCTACCAATGCTGTTcataaatgatggatcatcattttgaGTGGGCTTTGAATCACCCAATTTATTTCCAGCATCCTGATGTAACTCTGGGCATTCCTCAATGCAGGTACTTCCAAGAAAATCATTCGATCGCATCACATCAGATTGTACAGATGATACGTTCTTGctagcttctttttcttcagactcatttttattcatgacaAGTGGTTCATCTGATGAAATATCAGATTCCTCGTCCTCATTTTTAATTTGTTTTCCAAGACTATCTTGGTCCTTTCCCTTCTCTAACTGGTCAATCATATTTTCTATAACTCCAAACACACTATTAACTGCCATTTGGGTGGAGTCATCAAACCCCGTTAAGGCATCTAATGCTTGAGAAACATTGATTGGTGGGGGAGTGGATGATGCCGAAGGCGGTGGAGATGGTTCTTCAGCTTTGGTCAAGGAGCTTTGCTTCATTGCCTGCACATTTTTGTCTTCATTATTCTGAATATCATTCCCTTCTTTTTCCATCGGCGAGGGCCCTGGAGAGGCCGAAATAGAAGGAGATGATGCCTCAGGATCAACAGAAGAAGACGGCTTGCTAGGGCCAGTAGTAGACTCTCCTTCATCTTCATTCTTTGGAATATTAGTGACCTCCTTTGTCAATGTACGATCATCCGCATCATGCGTGTCTGCTACACTATGGCTTTGATTCACCCTTTGCTGCTCACCAACGTTCTCAATgccactcactttctcagtctcATTTTGATGGTTAGGCTTCACTCCTTCTGGCATACTTTCAACAGACCCTGAAGCTTGGACAGACTTATCTTGAGAAAATTGACTTCCTCCGTAGCTCTCCACTGCATCATCAGAATCCTTCCCTCCTGAAGTATTTGTTTGGCCCATGTAACTACTCTCCTGTTGAGGACCTAAATCACCAGATTTTTGTGACTTTTGCAAAGGCTGAAGCTCTGATCCTGATCCTGTAGTAGATTCTTCAGAACCAGATTGATTGTTACCAGCgtcattggaaaatttatcacCAGAACTAAGGTCGTCCAAACCATCTTGTGACACTGCCTTGCTATCCTGAGAGATTTCTCCATGTGAAGACTTTCTCTCACCAGTGTCCCTCTTCACATTAGGAATCCAATTAATTCTCGAAAGTCCAAGATTTAGGTTCGCTCCTTGAGTCCGCGCAATGTCAGATACAGCAGCTGTAAGCTTTCCACGAACGTCTTCGGGCACAGCTCCTTGCAAGGCTTTCACAAACGTTTCCCCTTGTTCCATGGCAATCAAAACCTggagaagaaaaacaaagaaaattcaTCAAGTCTTTCACAAACGTTTCCCCTTGTTCCATGGCAATCAAATGAACTCAGAAATCAGTAAGCAtagggcttcttttttttttttttgaaagataagtaTAGACGATTCAAACTTCTGAAATTGTGgaatatacatcatcatcatcaccatcatcatcgctATGATCATTGTCATCTTGGTTTTTAAACAGTAGATGGACAAAAGTTTTATACTAGGCTgctaccaggaaaaaaaaaaaaccactgtcTTTCACCTGGGCTCATGGAACCGGTGACAGCAATGGCTCAGTTTGACACCACTGACTTGCCGACACAATCCCACCTAGTCCACACCCCTACTGAAACTATTACATGCATCAAGTAAAGGGAAAGCCAGCAAATGAGGATCATCAAGAGGCAGTTGCCAGGCAAACCACTGAGCATAAGCACCCACGTACATAAAAGTCATGCTCAAGTAGTTGACTGCACAGAATAGGAGGGAACCATCGACTCATGCATACCAACGCAAATTACATGCCAACATGGTCAGGCCCCAGCCTGCACTTTTCCCAATCATTGCATGTTACCCACGGGAATTTCCAAACAGTTTGTCTAGAGCATGCAATGTCAAATGAACCCACTAAGCACAACTTCATTTTTAGACCTGCGGTGCTTAACATATTTAGACCTGCACTGCTCAATCTTAGAAACAAGTATAAATAATAACACACTAGCAAAGAAACCGTCCATCACAGCTACTATAAATTGAAGCTCATTGCAACTGAAGATTAGACCAAATATACACCCCATGCATGTCGATAGAGAAATCCTTCATTGTGACTGGGGTTGTCAATAGGCAGGGCCAAGGTCAGCCCCAGTGAGCCCATGATTTTGGGGCACAGGCCTGACCAGCAGACCTAAAAATTAGGCCCATGACTAGCCCAGGGAAGCCATAAAGGGACCGTGATTTGGGATGGGGCAGGCCTTAAATAATAGCAAATGTTGGTAAATCTGTGCATGGGCCAGGCCCATTTATTTGTTGAGCCTGAAAAAACAGACCAGAGCCCAACGCACAGGCCTAAAATTCACTTTGAGCCCAGGCTATAGTGGGCGAGCCCAACGGGCCAGCCtggctcttttcttttctttttccctttttttggaGAAGTTCATTGACCACCATAGGTGTGACCTTTTCACATACAAGTAGACCTATTCAAACAAGCtaaaccttttttctttttttttgaatggcAACAAATTTTACTCGTACATGTTGAATATATGGTACGATAAGGCAAACACCATATCAAATCATTGCAAGAATTTGAAATCATCAAGCACTACCTTCCTCTTTTGTTCCTCTCCAAGTGCACCAGGAGCAGTTacatcaagcatattcataaCAACTTCTGCTGTCTGCATCGATTGGCTTCTTTCACTGTCTGATGGACTATCTCCTCCTTCGACTAAGCCAGAATTATCTGAGCTCGTCTGCTGCAATTCATCAGTGCTTTTCTCTTTCTGTGGTTCTAAGCCTTCTAGGTTGCCTTGTACATCTTTTCTTGATTTAAAATGGCCATCGACTCCATTTTGAACCTCATCATATCTTCCTCCAAGCATACCATTGATCTGATTGGCACCAAATGCATCTAAATCTTCCAACTGAGTATTATTCAAAGGACGGTTCGAACCATCCAGTGCTCTGCCTTCAACCAAAGCTAAACCTTTTGACGGATTGATGGTGATGTCCACATCTTTAAGAAGAGGATGGCGGCCCTTCAAAAGAGCAAGCTCCACTGCTGAAAGCCACTGCAGGATCCGCAAGCATGCACATCAGAAATCTGGGAATGAAACATATGTCGTATCACCACAGAAATGTTGTCCAATGTGCATGTCAAACACTCAAGAAAAACAAAGACAACAAATTCCATCAATTCACCATTGAATACAGCAGCAGCAATGAAATTGCAAGCTATAAAATTTAATAAGAAGGCACAGCCAAAGTACCTGGCATGAACACTATAAATTCCTTTCAAAATATATGTCCATTAGTGATGTGCAGCATAAATCAATTAATAGAGGCGTGAATCCagacacagaaaacaatggaacaGTGAAGATCAGAAGAGTACAGTAAAAAATAACAAATTACCTCAATGGCAAGATGTTGGCACCATGGGATGGCAGACCTCTTCCTTGAAGTAGTGCTTGCAGGCAAACAAGAACATAAAAGCAGACTTGTAAATGGATTTTCTGATATTGAGCTGCGTGGAATAGAGATCAGTGGTACTGTTCCATCGTCACTCTGCTAAAGTAGCAAGACAACAATAGATATCAGTGTGCTATTCCATCGTTGCTCTGCTAAAGTAGCAAGGCAATAATAACAAGTAAAAGTAATGAGGAATATACAATGCTATTTTAGCAAATTGCAGTTATCATTCAGAAGGAATAACAAACATGTGCGCCCACACGCGCGCGCACCCGCATGCACACACAATGCATGCCAAGGCCCTCATAATAGTAAGTTTTTCATTCAAAATTATATATAGTTGTTTTAAGCACCTTATTCcgtattaagattttttttttaaggatgatGAATTGTATTAAGCCCAGAGGCCAAAAGGAAAAGAGCAAAACAGAACAACGGCAAAAGAGAAAACAAGCCAGGAGAAACAACCACAAACAGAAACagaaaaaactaaaactagaaacaGAGGAGGGACCAGAACAGCTAGCCTCAAACCCCAAACCCACAACCCAAAACCCACAATTATGGCACCCAGTCCCtcataaacaaaaaaataaaacccaATTGAGAACCCCAAAGCCGAACCCTCCATGTTCCAAAAGCAACAACTGTTCCTTTCAATCCAGATGGTCCACAGCACAGCAAGCAATGCAGCTTTCCATCTCGACTTGCCCAGACTGCCCCCCTCTTCAGCATACCTCAATCGAAATAAGCCTTCAATCGAACCCAGCAAAACCCTTATTATGTATTAAGATATATCAAGTAATGCAAAAAATGCTACTCATTGCTCCATAAAAGAGTTTAATGAATTACTGCAACCATATTTGCTTGAAATTACTAAATCCAGACTAAGGTGGCAAAAGCCACTAGTTTTGAATGTTTTCAGTAGTACAGCAAGACAGCACGGCAATCAACTGTACTATAATCAAGGTGCATTGGAATAACTCTGCATCATATTATGAGATTTCTAGAAAAGAAGATCTTTGCATCTTCAATTAGGTTGGGGAAAAAGGATAGCAGGGTTAGGTCATAAATTTCAGTAGCAAATCATCCAAGGAccttaatgcaagggcattttcacactgggctcgagtggggtggcttgtgggatacAGGAGCACACTCAGGgtaggtggcccatgtgaggcgggtggctcgtgtgaggcggggcCGACGAGAGGGGTTCGTCCGAGGTCTTAACCCGTAGGATGTAGGGATTggactataagataaagggattgattcgccatatgctctatcagttcgagcttttaaagcaagtggttaattgtcctacatgaaattggtatcaaagcaggaggtgtcgtgttcgagactcctcaccaggggttattaatgcaggggcattttcacactaagCTTCAGTGGGGTcccctgtgggatgtaggggcacactcaaggtgggcagcccatgtgaggcgggcggctcgtgtgaagcagaacccatgtgaagtggggcccataagGGGAGTTCAGCTGAGGTcccaacccatgggatgtggggcctgggctatgagataaaggtatTGATTTGCCATGATCTTTCAGTTTGAGCtcttagagcaagtgattaattgcttttagagcaagtggttaattgtcctactttACATCTGACATTAGGAACAAATCACAAGACATGCCTGGTTTCGAAAAACACTTTGCAATACAATTTTTAGAAGAATACATTATGTGCCAGGTAAAAGATATACAGATACAATTGAACTACCACACCATAATATAGATTTCAAATCAATATATTATGTGCCTAGTAAAGATATGCATGTACAATTGAACTACGATACAACAATTAAGCTATAAAGTGACCAAATTAGCTGATGAAAGATTGATTTTGTGGATGCGGCTTAGTTACTTTCTCTTATAAAATTTAGTAATTCATCAAAGAATATTTAGTTGTATTAAGAAACATGTGCTTATGCAACTTGCTGATAATATGTATTCAGAATGTCTAATGAAGAGCAAAGTATCCGTGCCTGTATGAAGAGAACAGGAATCTTCAGTCTGCCAACCAATTGTCTTGTGCTAGATTTCAAGTAGAAGTCCTCGATGGCCTCAAACCCATAAGAAATCATAGATATCGCTTTATCAAAATCACGCACAGACACGGCTGACAAACCCTCTTCAACCCTAAATCCTTTTGTTCTACCCTGAAAGAGCTCCTGCAAGCATGAGAGTGGAATTAGCCAGTATTCTGAGCCTTTCAGAACAGCTGACGGAACATAAACTGAAAATTTTCAGTATCATAATAAAGCTTTTTCCGTTCTTATTCGTAGAGGTCAGTCTTTAAACAACACAAACTTCATATTTGATATGGTTATCCATTGCAACAATCACCAACCTTATTAGATCGTAGAATATCTACCAATCCACCCGTGAGCTTTTGGTCCATTGCAACATGATGAGGGGATGACCTTGTGGCTTCCTCTAAGTCAAAGGGATTGTCTATGCAAACAGCAGCAGTGAGGGGTGTTCTCTCAGACGCTTCACCAAGGTATTTAGTCAGCATATTCGCACCATAACCCCAGCCAATACCCGTCAATGCTGTCCATGGCCTTGACCTGTTGATGAACTGTATAGCTGTGCAGATATCATCGCTGTCAGCAGCTGTAAATAACCTACATAAATAAAGTAGTTAAGAGCTGCTACCAGAAAAATCATTACTATTGCATATATTTTAACAAAACTTCCATTTATCGAAGAATAATGTGTCACCTGTATGCTAAAGCCTGTGTTACCATAAAATAGCATAAACAAGAGCCCAAAAGTTACAAAAGAGGAAATTATCTATGAAATTAAAGACAATCTTGAAAAACCGTATTCATAAGCAATTCCTTTTCCTCCACCATATTTGGTTTCTTCATGGAAACAATTAGAAGAGATCTATATTGATGCACCTAAATGGATAATTAGAAGATATTTCTAATGATGCACATAAAATCCAAAATCTCTTTCATGCTCACCAACCTCCATGGTATCTTTCACCTTTACCCATCCATCAATTACATTCAACCTATATGGCAAGGACATGGCAATTTTTTTCAAGGGTCGTGCTCCAATGGTGCTACTACCACAATAAGCTTACGGCGATACCAGGAAaattggggcccacgtgatgcatattcaccatccaacccgtctatcaAATGTGTCACCTCCGAAAACCCTtagcacccaaaaatcagcccaatccaaaactaaTGTGAGCCACAGTAAAGGAATTGGGCTGTGAAGGAACGCCCACCCTTGAATACCACAGGGGCCCACCTGAGTCGCAAACAGCCTGAATCTTG is a genomic window of Magnolia sinica isolate HGM2019 chromosome 15, MsV1, whole genome shotgun sequence containing:
- the LOC131227156 gene encoding uncharacterized protein LOC131227156 isoform X7 — its product is MKSSTANSSHLPILQSPFLPHQNLKSLPRTLRFPEFRFRNRRRRRLKISLSFDNFLHTLISNFPPSNPLDLIIGPALGIVSAASYQFFRRTNRRRVSDSDSDIGKWILFTSPTPFNRFVVLRCPTILFEDSELLEGVNERLVSEDRHFVNLNSGRIPPGMAVDGDALEGALSYQRVCIGTDDGGVVSLDWPANLDLSKEHGLDTTVLIVPGTTEGSMDRNIRLFVCRALQNGCFPIVMNPRGCAGSPLTTARLFTAADSDDICTAIQFINRSRPWTALTGIGWGYGANMLTKYLGEASERTPLTAAVCIDNPFDLEEATRSSPHHVAMDQKLTGGLVDILRSNKELFQGRTKGFRVEEGLSAVSVRDFDKAISMISYGFEAIEDFYLKSSTRQLVGRLKIPVLFIQQSDDGTVPLISIPRSSISENPFTSLLLCSCLPASTTSRKRSAIPWCQHLAIEWLSAVELALLKGRHPLLKDVDITINPSKGLALVEGRALDGSNRPLNNTQLEDLDAFGANQINGMLGGRYDEVQNGVDGHFKSRKDVQGNLEGLEPQKEKSTDELQQTSSDNSGLVEGGDSPSDSERSQSMQTAEVVMNMLDVTAPGALGEEQKRKVLIAMEQGETFVKALQGAVPEDVRGKLTAAVSDIARTQGANLNLGLSRINWIPNVKRDTGERKSSHGEISQDSKAVSQDGLDDLSSGDKFSNDAGNNQSGSEESTTGSGSELQPLQKSQKSGDLGPQQESSYMGQTNTSGGKDSDDAVESYGGSQFSQDKSVQASGSVESMPEGVKPNHQNETEKVSGIENVGEQQRVNQSHSVADTHDADDRTLTKEVTNIPKNEDEGESTTGPSKPSSSVDPEASSPSISASPGPSPMEKEGNDIQNNEDKNVQAMKQSSLTKAEEPSPPPSASSTPPPINVSQALDALTGFDDSTQMAVNSVFGVIENMIDQLEKGKDQDSLGKQIKNEDEESDISSDEPLVMNKNESEEKEASKNVSSVQSDVMRSNDFLGSTCIEECPELHQDAGNKLGDSKPTQNDDPSFMNSIGRSQQNIGADHLDLEEKSRRQDVMNLASFMKDSNKIRHVHSFPLHITIHPYRDSLYNEYLRKCIRSMMPNTKPLDLDSTHDLLLEYFPEDGQWKLLDQLESTAEFTHHAEACEGTNGKGQPLQVGDEERIIEPSYVILDNELERQKTEEYETTDNSDRKAESGAANIEGLMYLVKGIVLRALKVEVGRRLGMLDMETVESNIAYDMERVADAVAMAVICNKELDCPIAMKLGTLQGEHIISAISLSYQESSHLRKVVPVGVVVGSSLAALRKHFHVTALHGAKIESIQDQDRNVGSKSYGEETEVENDHHGFVGKKVQYPDVDSSPSRGMRQPETTILKNDKVMVGAVTAALGASALLAHHTSKDLDKYNGTTEVPSGAINVKRELQKEVDKLEERMQERNQNNIVTSLAEKAMSVAAPVVPTRSDGEVDLERLVAMLSDLGQKGGILRLVGKMALLWGGIRGALSLVERLISFLHIAERPLFQSLMIFSRV
- the LOC131227156 gene encoding uncharacterized protein LOC131227156 isoform X4, which encodes MKSSTANSSHLPILQSPFLPHQNLKSLPRTLRFPEFRFRNRRRRRLKISLSFDNFLHTLISNFPPSNPLDLIIGPALGIVSAASYQFFRRTNRRRVSDSDSDIGKWILFTSPTPFNRFVVLRCPTILFEDSELLEGVNERLVSEDRHFVNLNSGRIPPGMAVDGDALEGALSYQRVCIGTDDGGVVSLDWPANLDLSKEHGLDTTVLIVPGTTEGSMDRNIRLFVCRALQNGCFPIVMNPRGCAGSPLTTARLFTAADSDDICTAIQFINRSRPWTALTGIGWGYGANMLTKYLGEASERTPLTAAVCIDNPFDLEEATRSSPHHVAMDQKLTGGLVDILRSNKELFQGRTKGFRVEEGLSAVSVRDFDKAISMISYGFEAIEDFYLKSSTRQLVGRLKIPVLFIQQSDDGTVPLISIPRSSISENPFTSLLLCSCLPASTTSRKRSAIPWCQHLAIEWLSAVELALLKGRHPLLKDVDITINPSKGLALVEGRALDGSNRPLNNTQLEDLDAFGANQINGMLGGRYDEVQNGVDGHFKSRKDVQGNLEGLEPQKEKSTDELQQTSSDNSGLVEGGDSPSDSERSQSMQTAEVVMNMLDVTAPGALGEEQKRKVLIAMEQGETFVKALQGAVPEDVRGKLTAAVSDIARTQGANLNLGLSRINWIPNVKRDTGERKSSHGEISQDSKAVSQDGLDDLSSGDKFSNDAGNNQSGSEESTTGSGSELQPLQKSQKSGDLGPQQESSYMGQTNTSGGKDSDDAVESYGGSQFSQDKSVQASGSVESMPEGVKPNHQNETEKVSGIENVGEQQRVNQSHSVADTHDADDRTLTKEVTNIPKNEDEGESTTGPSKPSSSVDPEASSPSISASPGPSPMEKEGNDIQNNEDKNVQAMKQSSLTKAEEPSPPPSASSTPPPINVSQALDALTGFDDSTQMAVNSVFGVIENMIDQLEKGKDQDSLGKQIKNEDEESDISSDEPLVMNKNESEEKEASKNVSSVQSDVMRSNDFLGSTCIEECPELHQDAGNKLGDSKPTQNDDPSFMNSIGRSQQNIGADHLDLEEKSRRQDVMNLASFMKDSNKIRHVHSFPLHITIHPYRDSLYNEYLRKCIRSMMPNTKPLDLDSTHDLLLEYFPEDGQWKLLDQLESTAEFTHHAEACEGTNGKGQPLQVGDEERIIEPSYVILDNELERQKTEEYETTDNSDRKAESGAANIEGLMYLVKGIVLRALKVEVGRRLGMLDMETVESNIAYDMERVADAVAMAVICNKELDCPIAMKLGTLQGEHIISAISLSYQESSHLRKVVPVGVVVGSSLAALRKHFHVTALHGAKIESIQDQDRNVGSKSYGEETEVENDHHGFVGKKVQYPDVDSSPSRGMRQPETTILKNDKVMVGAVTAALGASALLAHHTSKDLDKYNGTTEVPSGAINVKRELQKEVDKLEERMQERNQNNIVTSLAEKAMSVAAPVVPTRSDGEVDLERLVAMLSDLGQKGGILRLVGKMALLWGGIRGALSLVERLISFLHIAERPLFQRILGFVFMVLVLWSPVVVPFLPTLVQNWVAQSSTGIAGYACIIGLYTAVTVLIMLWGKRIRGYENPLEQYGLGLTSSKLNDLLKGLMGGIILVLSIHLVNAALGCAYPVWSSGIPSSRAGTITWLKGFGGMLLVAARGIVPAVGVSIVEELLFRSWLPEEIAVDLGYHRAIIISGLSFSLLQRYNRIC